The following coding sequences are from one Epinephelus fuscoguttatus linkage group LG7, E.fuscoguttatus.final_Chr_v1 window:
- the lad1 gene encoding ladinin-1, whose translation MSISRKNWSVLSSLARQWTMEDEEEVERERRRRVKSSTADPDDDFSHTTRDTPTSDSAFGTDSTSEMSQGLSSMEQMQLDFVEMLRVRDEKRRLRHVETLRRQKEAEEGKAEACGGGTRVELLGDMDEEQDSVLPSVNTTSKPQPTPNTATYNPTNSSSTNTTNRQHENGESASKDPVPKPSSNPARKFVSSVSISLDKSPSASGCTSPMSPRSPTAPLSPQQHRPSPCQSPSPRGAQSPVPNGHTQETRVNGSSSNSNFEETTKPAFVRQSSRTISFRMMRKKEEESAPLQRSASVRIASKKFESNTDQNEDEDKASSLQRNSRQRISSRSIREKMERLAQAAQKSECPRSPDVTQRTLFLLDEVSRKRCLFEKEQQAASPTSPGVSRQEFRSFTSGMSDRINRWLNKTNQPGSSHIATDLRHVDITSKRSLFENREEESVPKTSPGKIYK comes from the exons ATGTCCATTAGTCGGAAGAACTGGTCGGTTTTGTCCAG CCTAGCTCGCCAGTGGACGatggaagatgaggaggaggtggaaagggagaggaggaggagggtgaagaGCTCCACCGCTGACCCCGATGATGACTTCAGCCACACAACCAGAGACACGCCCACCAGCGATAGCGCCTTTGGGACAGACTCCACAAGCGAGATGTCCCAGGGCCTCAGCAG CATGGAGCAGATGCAGCTGGACTTTGTGGAGATGCTGCGTGTCCGCGATGAAAAGCGGAGGTTGAGGCACGTGGAGACATTGAGGAGACAGAAGGAGGCAGAAGAGGGCAAAGCAGAGGCTTGCGGGGGAGGAACCAGGGTGGAGCTACTGGGGGACATGGATGAGGAGCAGGATAGTGTGTTGCCCTCTGTGAACACCACGTCCAAACCACAACCAACCCCAAATACAGCTACTTACAACCccaccaacagcagcagcactaaCACCACAAACAGACAA cACGAAAATGGAGAGTCGGCGAGCAAAGATCCCGTCCCCAAGCCATCGTCCAACCCGGCTCGCAAGTTTGTCAG TTCTGTCTCCATCTCGCTCGACAAAAGCCCCTCCGCCAGCGGGTGCACAAGTCCCATGAGCCCTCGCTCCCCGACGGCCCCCCTGTCACCTCAACAACACCGGCCGTCGCCTTGCCAGAGCCCGTCTCCTCGGGGAGCTCAAAGCCCCGTCCCGAATGGTCACACACAGGAG ACCAGAGTGAACGGCTCTTCCTCCAACAGCAACTTTGAAGAGACAACCAAACCTGCGTTCGTCAGGCAGAGCTCCAGGACTATATCTTTCAGG ATGAtgaggaagaaagaagaggagagtgCGCCACTCCAGAGGAG CGCGAGTGTGAGGATTGCCTCCAAGAAGTTTGAATCCAACACA GACCAAAATGAAGACGAAGACAAAGCATCATCTCTCCAGAGAAA CTCTAGGCAGAGGATTTCATCCAGGTCCATCCGGGAGAAGATGGAGAGACTTGCTCAGGCTGCACAG AAGTCAGAATGCCCGCGATCCCCAGACGTGACCCAGAGGACCCTCTTCCTGCTGGACGAGGTGTCCAGGAAGAGATGCCTCTTTGAGAAGGAGCAGCAGGCAGCGAGCCCCACCAGCCCCGGAGTTTCCAGACAG GAATTTAGGAGCTTCACATCAGGAATGTCAGATCGCATCAACCGCTGGCTCAACAAAACCAACCAACCCGGGTCTTCACACATTGCAACT GACTTGAGACATGTGGACATCACCAGTAAGAGGAGCCTGTTTgagaacagagaggaggagagtgtCCCAAAAACCAGCCCTGGAAAAATCTACAAGTGA